Proteins co-encoded in one Bacteroidota bacterium genomic window:
- a CDS encoding DUF1573 domain-containing protein yields the protein MKKLILTLGLVAGLTAFTFAQEVHSANDGHNHGAQDPAGTPASLADIKFDKTTHDYGNLKQGDNGECEFKFINNGKEPLVITNCMGSCGCTVPQCPKEPILPGKSGVIKVKYDTQRVGPIYKTVTVNSNAKSGTQTIQIKGNIEAKPVEDAFPENKPSQGAPVEKKS from the coding sequence ATGAAAAAGCTCATTTTAACTTTAGGATTAGTTGCAGGCTTAACTGCATTCACTTTCGCTCAAGAAGTTCATTCTGCTAATGATGGCCATAATCATGGTGCTCAGGATCCTGCCGGAACTCCAGCCAGCTTAGCTGATATTAAATTCGACAAAACCACTCATGATTACGGAAACCTTAAGCAAGGTGATAATGGTGAATGTGAGTTTAAATTTATTAATAATGGTAAAGAACCATTAGTTATTACCAATTGCATGGGAAGCTGCGGATGTACAGTACCTCAATGTCCGAAAGAACCAATTTTACCGGGCAAAAGTGGTGTAATTAAAGTGAAATACGACACTCAACGTGTTGGTCCTATTTACAAAACGGTTACTGTAAACTCAAATGCTAAATCAGGTACTCAAACTATCCAAATTAAAGGAAACATTGAAGCAAAACCTGTTGAAGATGCATTCCCTGAGAACAAACCTTCACAAGGTGCGCCGGTAGAAAAGAAATCATAA
- a CDS encoding T9SS type A sorting domain-containing protein — translation MKKQLLLFSFLVFSLLIKAQHEQCATSYALKKGIEANAGAASFYTAEQLANRWLANNKSAAHHNKTKAIIKIPVVFHVVYKNAAQNIPDSNIISQLQVLNECFRKQNANYTNTRPIFDTIGADCEIEFCLADKDPQGNPTTGIIRKSAPSTAAFDPLNGFDAVKSPAKGGDTLWPANQYLNIWTCDMSLFSFTFVLGYAQFPGMNPQTDGVVIQYDYLGKYSKPKFLGRTTVHEVGHWLGMRHIWADDAPGIGQQGTCDSTDFVGDTPNCKSQSASGSCNTSTNTCSNEDSYWSTIDPPDMVENYMDYSSDSCMTMFTKGQKARMYSFLNTNPDRMAITTSTAGCNTYAGIHDIDDFNAHVELFPNPASDVVKLNLKNLSHAGYSYEIYNANGQLITKEALNYLYSEIDVKSLSNGLYFVKVYSEYHTATKRLVIAR, via the coding sequence ATGAAAAAACAATTACTACTTTTTTCTTTTCTGGTATTTTCCCTCTTGATTAAGGCACAACATGAGCAATGTGCCACATCATATGCATTAAAAAAGGGAATAGAAGCAAACGCGGGTGCAGCCTCTTTTTATACGGCCGAACAGTTGGCAAATAGATGGTTGGCAAATAATAAATCCGCCGCTCATCACAATAAAACAAAGGCCATCATCAAAATTCCGGTGGTGTTTCATGTGGTGTATAAGAATGCCGCTCAAAACATTCCCGATTCAAATATTATTTCTCAGCTTCAAGTATTAAACGAGTGTTTCCGTAAGCAAAACGCGAATTATACGAATACACGTCCTATTTTTGATACCATTGGCGCTGATTGTGAAATTGAGTTTTGTTTGGCCGACAAAGATCCGCAGGGAAATCCAACCACAGGAATTATTCGTAAATCTGCACCCTCTACGGCAGCATTCGATCCTTTAAATGGCTTTGATGCTGTAAAATCTCCTGCAAAAGGCGGGGATACTTTATGGCCTGCGAATCAGTATTTAAATATCTGGACCTGCGACATGAGTTTATTCAGTTTCACTTTTGTATTGGGTTATGCTCAGTTTCCCGGAATGAATCCCCAAACCGATGGTGTTGTTATTCAGTACGATTATTTAGGGAAGTATTCTAAACCTAAATTTTTAGGAAGAACAACGGTTCATGAAGTGGGCCATTGGTTAGGCATGCGTCATATCTGGGCTGATGATGCTCCGGGTATCGGACAGCAAGGTACCTGCGACTCAACCGATTTTGTAGGAGATACGCCTAATTGTAAGAGTCAATCTGCTTCCGGTTCTTGTAATACTTCAACAAATACTTGCTCAAATGAAGACTCGTATTGGAGCACAATTGATCCACCGGATATGGTAGAAAACTACATGGATTATAGCAGTGATAGTTGCATGACGATGTTTACGAAAGGACAAAAAGCAAGGATGTATTCGTTTTTAAATACCAATCCGGATAGAATGGCCATTACCACAAGTACAGCAGGATGTAATACTTATGCAGGCATTCATGATATAGATGATTTTAACGCTCATGTTGAATTATTTCCGAATCCGGCATCGGATGTGGTAAAACTTAATTTAAAGAATTTATCACATGCAGGTTATTCCTATGAAATTTACAATGCGAATGGTCAGCTCATCACCAAGGAAGCCCTGAATTATTTGTATTCGGAAATAGATGTGAAAAGCCTCAGCAACGGTTTGTACTTTGTTAAAGTATACAGCGAATACCATACAGCTACAAAGCGGTTGGTTATAGCGCGATGA
- a CDS encoding valine--tRNA ligase, whose amino-acid sequence MEIAKTYSPNDAEQKWYPYWLEKKFFKSVVDKSKKPYTIVIPPPNVTGVLHMGHMLNNTIQDVLIRRARMLGYNACWVPGTDHASIATEAKVVKLLADKGVKKSDLSREDFLKHAWEWKEKYGGIILEQLKKLGASCDWDRTRFTMEDDLSEAVIDVFIDLYNKGHIYRGVRMVNWDPQGLTAVSDEEVIYKESSSKLVYVKYKIEGTNDFVTIATTRPETIMGDTAVCVNPTDERYAHLKGKNVIVPVVNRVVPLIFDEYVDATFGTGALKVTPAHDINDFNLGQKYKLQTIDALTPDGKISEAAGAYVGMDRFACRKQIVKDLQEMGLVEKVEDIKNKVGYSERTDAVIEPKLSMQWFLKMDKVSKPALDAVLNNDVKLIPDKFINTYKHWMENVHDWCISRQLWWGQRIPAWYDNKGNTVVCKTKEEAIQLLKTNDVTQDEDVLDTWFSSWLWPLTVFDPGVIRNGWEKANEDLKYYYPTSDLVTAPEILFFWVARMIIAGKEYTGKKPFTNVYLTGIVRDKLGRKMSKSLGNSPDPLDLIAKYGADGVRVGMLLCSPAGNDLMFDESYCEQGRNFANKVWNAFRLIKGFEVGNVEQSEAQKTAITWFENKLSEQLEIINDHYTKYRMSDALMATYKLVWDDFCAWYLEAIKPDFIDGKAQPIDKATYDATISYLESLLKIMHPWMPFITEEIWHLIKERSEMDCVIVAKWPQVKSTDARQLMEFEVVKEIVAMIRNIRAQKQLSPKEKLKLIEKSDATHSYFDKLVMKLANLSEVEYTKNKVEGAFSFMIQSTEFFVPLSSNVNKDEEKARLQKELEYNQGFLKSVQIKLSNEKFVANAKPELVELEKKKQADAEAKIKALEAQLSAL is encoded by the coding sequence ATGGAAATAGCTAAAACATACAGTCCTAACGACGCAGAGCAAAAATGGTACCCTTATTGGTTGGAGAAAAAGTTCTTTAAATCAGTGGTTGACAAATCTAAGAAGCCTTACACCATCGTTATTCCTCCGCCAAATGTTACGGGTGTTTTGCATATGGGACATATGTTAAATAACACCATTCAGGATGTTTTAATTCGTCGTGCGCGTATGCTTGGCTACAATGCGTGTTGGGTTCCAGGAACAGATCATGCCAGTATTGCTACTGAAGCTAAAGTTGTAAAATTATTAGCGGATAAGGGTGTTAAAAAATCCGACTTATCACGTGAGGATTTTTTAAAGCATGCCTGGGAATGGAAAGAAAAATATGGCGGAATTATTTTAGAACAACTAAAAAAATTGGGCGCCAGTTGCGATTGGGATCGTACACGCTTTACAATGGAAGATGATTTGAGTGAAGCGGTAATAGATGTATTCATTGATTTATATAATAAGGGTCATATCTATCGTGGTGTACGAATGGTGAATTGGGATCCTCAAGGATTAACCGCCGTAAGTGATGAAGAGGTAATTTATAAAGAATCAAGCAGCAAATTAGTTTACGTAAAATATAAAATAGAAGGTACTAACGATTTTGTAACCATCGCTACCACTCGTCCCGAGACAATCATGGGCGATACTGCTGTGTGTGTAAATCCAACAGACGAACGTTATGCTCACTTGAAAGGAAAAAATGTGATTGTACCGGTAGTTAATCGCGTGGTTCCTTTGATTTTTGACGAATATGTAGATGCAACTTTTGGAACAGGTGCTTTAAAAGTAACACCTGCACATGATATTAACGACTTCAATTTAGGTCAGAAATATAAATTGCAAACGATTGATGCACTTACACCGGATGGAAAAATTTCGGAGGCAGCAGGCGCTTATGTAGGAATGGATCGTTTCGCATGTCGTAAACAAATCGTAAAAGATTTGCAGGAAATGGGTTTGGTAGAGAAAGTGGAAGATATCAAAAACAAAGTTGGTTACAGCGAACGTACAGATGCGGTTATTGAGCCTAAATTATCCATGCAGTGGTTCTTGAAAATGGATAAGGTTAGCAAACCTGCATTGGATGCTGTGCTTAATAACGACGTAAAATTAATTCCGGATAAATTCATAAACACCTATAAACATTGGATGGAAAATGTACACGATTGGTGTATTAGCCGTCAGTTGTGGTGGGGACAAAGAATCCCGGCTTGGTACGATAATAAAGGAAACACGGTAGTTTGTAAAACAAAAGAAGAAGCCATTCAGTTATTAAAAACAAATGATGTTACGCAAGATGAAGATGTTCTTGATACTTGGTTCTCTTCTTGGTTATGGCCTTTAACTGTTTTTGACCCTGGCGTAATTCGTAATGGTTGGGAAAAAGCAAACGAGGATTTGAAATATTATTATCCAACCAGCGATTTGGTTACGGCACCCGAAATTTTATTTTTCTGGGTGGCGCGAATGATTATTGCAGGTAAAGAATATACCGGAAAAAAACCATTTACCAATGTTTATTTAACCGGCATCGTGCGCGATAAGCTGGGAAGAAAAATGAGCAAGAGTTTAGGCAATAGTCCTGATCCATTGGATTTAATAGCAAAATATGGTGCAGACGGTGTTAGGGTAGGAATGTTGTTGTGTTCTCCGGCGGGTAATGATTTAATGTTTGATGAAAGTTATTGTGAGCAAGGAAGAAACTTTGCGAATAAAGTTTGGAATGCCTTTCGACTTATCAAAGGATTTGAAGTTGGGAATGTAGAACAAAGTGAGGCACAAAAAACAGCCATCACCTGGTTTGAGAATAAATTAAGCGAACAATTGGAAATCATTAATGATCATTATACGAAATACCGTATGAGCGATGCTTTAATGGCAACATACAAATTGGTATGGGATGATTTTTGCGCTTGGTATCTCGAGGCAATTAAGCCTGATTTTATAGACGGCAAAGCACAGCCAATTGACAAGGCAACTTACGATGCTACGATTTCATATTTAGAAAGTTTATTGAAAATTATGCATCCATGGATGCCATTTATTACCGAAGAAATTTGGCATTTGATAAAGGAACGCAGTGAAATGGATTGTGTAATTGTGGCGAAGTGGCCGCAAGTAAAATCAACCGATGCACGTCAGTTGATGGAGTTTGAAGTAGTGAAAGAAATTGTGGCGATGATCCGTAATATCCGCGCGCAAAAACAATTATCACCAAAAGAAAAATTGAAGTTGATAGAAAAATCGGATGCTACGCATTCTTATTTTGATAAGTTAGTGATGAAATTGGCTAACTTAAGTGAAGTTGAGTACACGAAGAATAAGGTGGAAGGTGCGTTTTCATTCATGATTCAATCCACCGAGTTTTTTGTTCCGCTTTCTTCTAATGTAAATAAAGACGAAGAAAAAGCACGCTTGCAAAAGGAGCTTGAATACAACCAAGGTTTTTTGAAGTCGGTACAAATAAAATTAAGCAACGAAAAATTCGTAGCGAATGCAAAACCGGAATTAGTGGAGTTGGAAAAGAAAAAGCAAGCCGACGCGGAAGCAAAAATAAAGGCGCTGGAAGCACAACTTTCAGCATTATAA
- a CDS encoding BamA/TamA family outer membrane protein: protein MSFKNKTFFKLLLVSLLLSLYSCNTTRQLKENEYLVTGISIKGDLKNKVDKHDIEPYIRQKPNRKILSVLPFNLWLYTKINKEKMVRKKEKRDARFDRKNEKRIAKNKVKNEKRTKKGKPAKEPRLKNKDKPTFRESLLEIAEEPVIYDSAITKQSASQIKRYLFSKGFFYAQVDDSVTFRKRKKKAQVDYHVVPGPRYYINNITYTFPEEELAYYVNRDTVNSKLNHGDPYDADVMQLERERITAQLMDNGYYFFEQDYVFFEVDSTIGNKKLNINVSFKKFPAFIDQNKDSVSYVKHPRYYVNNIYIITENLKSSYKDEYFKDTISYEDYKFLLKGSLKFRKSVIGHSIEFFKGQVFQKTLAEKTYKRLLNLGVFRTVVIQYVKNPYYNDQLDCYIICQPIIKQSITIETEGTNTSGNLGIDGSLLFQNKNLLKGAELFELSLNGAIIAQRQFNTGQSDIKDVSSTFNTIQFGPSMRFSVPRAAFPFSLFPFKKDAFPRTYINTSLNYQRRPEFNRIITNINYGFSFKTRKTKWKHDLVPFEAYMVKANLLQSFRDELIKLNDLFLLNSFQDHITTLSRYTVAYNNQIQTGINNTSRKPVSYVKINLASSGNVLRGVYQLTDVKQDTLGRYLITGIPFAQFVKMDIDYRLYIPVRKKNRAVYRTMIGVGKPLRNLNVLPYEQSYFSGGPNSVRAWRARTLGPGGYDPTNTNSKYDKIGDLIIEGNIEYRFHMFRSFYGAWFVDAGNIWLLHKDATKPGGEFELTRFYKEIAVGMGWGLRWDLNFFVLRLDAAAPIVDPKYPEGDRWTFDKKPLRQITLNFGIGYPF, encoded by the coding sequence ATGAGTTTTAAAAACAAAACGTTTTTTAAACTATTATTGGTTAGTCTTCTTTTATCCCTTTATTCATGTAACACCACCCGCCAGTTAAAAGAAAATGAATATTTAGTAACCGGCATCTCCATAAAGGGTGATTTAAAAAACAAGGTTGATAAACACGATATTGAACCTTACATCCGTCAAAAACCAAATCGGAAAATACTTTCTGTTCTGCCTTTTAATCTTTGGCTTTATACCAAAATAAATAAGGAAAAAATGGTACGGAAAAAAGAAAAGCGCGACGCACGATTTGATCGCAAAAACGAAAAACGTATTGCTAAAAACAAGGTAAAAAACGAAAAACGTACTAAAAAAGGTAAACCAGCCAAAGAACCGCGACTTAAAAACAAAGATAAACCAACCTTCAGAGAAAGTTTATTAGAGATTGCCGAAGAACCGGTTATATACGATTCCGCTATTACCAAACAATCGGCTTCCCAAATAAAACGATACTTATTTTCGAAAGGTTTTTTTTACGCGCAAGTAGATGATAGTGTCACCTTTAGAAAAAGAAAGAAAAAGGCACAAGTTGATTACCATGTAGTACCTGGACCGCGCTATTACATTAACAACATTACTTACACCTTCCCGGAAGAAGAACTTGCGTATTACGTAAATCGAGATACGGTTAACAGTAAACTAAATCACGGTGATCCATACGATGCCGATGTTATGCAATTAGAAAGAGAGCGTATAACTGCTCAATTAATGGATAATGGTTATTACTTCTTTGAGCAAGATTATGTGTTTTTTGAAGTTGATTCCACCATTGGAAATAAAAAACTTAACATCAATGTTTCCTTTAAAAAATTCCCGGCATTTATTGATCAAAATAAAGATTCTGTTTCTTATGTAAAGCACCCGCGCTATTACGTAAACAACATTTACATCATTACTGAAAATTTAAAATCTTCTTACAAAGACGAATACTTTAAAGACACCATTTCATATGAAGACTATAAGTTTCTATTAAAAGGTTCTTTAAAATTCAGGAAGAGTGTTATTGGTCACAGCATCGAATTTTTTAAAGGGCAAGTATTCCAAAAAACATTGGCGGAAAAAACCTACAAACGTTTACTAAATCTTGGTGTTTTCAGAACCGTGGTGATTCAGTATGTGAAAAATCCATACTATAACGATCAACTCGATTGCTACATCATTTGTCAGCCAATCATCAAACAATCTATTACCATCGAAACTGAAGGAACTAACACCTCCGGTAACTTGGGTATTGATGGCAGTTTATTATTTCAAAATAAGAATTTACTCAAAGGAGCGGAATTATTTGAATTGAGTTTAAATGGAGCGATTATCGCACAACGACAATTCAACACAGGACAAAGTGATATTAAAGATGTATCAAGTACATTTAACACCATTCAATTCGGACCATCCATGCGGTTCTCGGTACCACGTGCGGCATTTCCATTCTCGTTATTCCCATTTAAAAAAGATGCTTTTCCGAGAACTTATATTAATACCTCTCTGAATTATCAAAGACGTCCGGAATTTAACCGCATTATCACCAATATCAATTATGGTTTTAGCTTTAAAACACGCAAAACAAAATGGAAACATGACTTAGTTCCTTTTGAAGCGTATATGGTAAAAGCCAATTTACTACAATCGTTCCGCGACGAATTAATTAAGTTGAATGATTTATTTCTCTTAAATTCATTTCAAGATCACATTACAACTCTTTCGCGATATACAGTTGCCTACAACAATCAAATACAAACCGGCATTAACAACACCTCCCGCAAACCTGTAAGTTATGTAAAAATAAATCTGGCGTCTTCAGGAAATGTTTTAAGAGGAGTTTATCAATTAACAGATGTAAAGCAAGATACTTTAGGACGTTATTTAATTACAGGAATTCCGTTTGCGCAATTTGTAAAAATGGATATTGATTATCGTTTATACATTCCGGTTCGCAAAAAGAACAGAGCGGTTTACCGAACTATGATTGGTGTTGGAAAACCTCTACGCAACTTGAATGTTTTACCCTACGAACAAAGTTATTTTAGCGGCGGTCCGAACAGTGTGAGAGCATGGCGTGCACGTACTTTGGGTCCGGGTGGATATGACCCAACAAATACCAATTCTAAATATGATAAGATTGGCGATTTAATTATTGAAGGAAATATTGAATATCGTTTCCATATGTTTCGTTCGTTTTACGGCGCTTGGTTTGTGGATGCAGGAAATATCTGGTTACTGCACAAAGACGCGACAAAACCCGGAGGAGAATTTGAGTTGACCCGTTTCTATAAAGAAATTGCAGTAGGTATGGGTTGGGGCTTGCGTTGGGATTTGAATTTCTTTGTTCTGCGTTTGGATGCGGCGGCACCTATTGTTGACCCAAAATACCCTGAAGGAGATCGTTGGACCTTTGATAAAAAACCATTACGACAAATCACACTTAACTTTGGTATTGGTTATCCGTTTTAA
- a CDS encoding glycosyltransferase family 2 protein, with product MKVTGFTIIRNAIKYDYPVVEAITSLLPVCDEFLVSVGNSDDGTMELIKSIPSPKIKIIESVWDDNLREGGKLLSIETNKAFDAIDKSSTWCFYIQSDEVIHEKYHDSIRKGMEQYAHDENVEGLLFDYVHFYGSYNYVGNSRKWYRNEIRIIRNNKNIRSYKDAQGFRKTDDSKLNVKKIDASVFHYGWVKPPKAQQAKQENFHKMWHDDAWMKKNIEATEEFDYSKIDSLEEFKGTHPSVMQSRVKAQDWNFKFDASKIKLSVKDKFLQVIEKNTGWRPGEYKNYKLL from the coding sequence ATGAAAGTTACAGGCTTTACCATCATAAGAAACGCAATAAAATACGACTATCCGGTTGTAGAAGCGATTACTTCTTTATTGCCTGTATGTGATGAGTTTTTGGTGAGCGTTGGGAATTCGGATGATGGCACCATGGAATTAATTAAAAGCATTCCATCACCAAAAATTAAAATAATAGAAAGTGTGTGGGACGACAATCTGCGCGAAGGCGGTAAATTACTATCAATAGAAACCAACAAAGCGTTTGATGCCATTGACAAAAGCAGCACCTGGTGTTTTTACATTCAGAGTGATGAAGTGATTCATGAAAAATACCATGATTCCATCCGTAAAGGAATGGAACAATATGCCCATGATGAAAATGTAGAAGGATTATTATTCGACTACGTGCATTTTTACGGGAGTTATAATTATGTTGGAAATTCGCGCAAGTGGTATAGAAACGAAATCCGCATCATTCGAAATAATAAAAACATTCGCTCTTATAAAGACGCGCAAGGTTTTAGAAAAACCGATGATAGCAAATTAAACGTCAAAAAAATTGATGCTTCAGTTTTTCATTATGGCTGGGTGAAACCTCCAAAAGCGCAACAGGCCAAGCAAGAAAATTTTCATAAAATGTGGCACGATGATGCCTGGATGAAAAAGAATATTGAAGCAACCGAGGAATTTGATTACAGCAAGATTGATAGTTTAGAGGAATTTAAAGGAACTCATCCTAGTGTTATGCAATCGCGTGTAAAAGCTCAAGACTGGAATTTTAAATTTGACGCGAGCAAAATAAAATTATCGGTGAAAGATAAATTTTTACAAGTGATTGAGAAAAATACCGGATGGCGGCCTGGTGAATACAAAAACTACAAATTACTGTAA
- a CDS encoding DUF1573 domain-containing protein has protein sequence MQNNIDNTLKNPPAFRGIFYLKTFLLTLLIILGGKDLQAQAKIKFEDAKKNFGFVTKGEIVSIEYNFTNEGTAPLIITESKVECSCTSVEFPKQPIAPKQTGKIIVKFDTKTVYDRQDRIVEIISNASNSPAKIRFKGVVLKK, from the coding sequence ATGCAAAATAATATTGATAATACTTTAAAAAATCCTCCTGCTTTCAGGGGGATTTTTTATTTAAAAACCTTTTTGCTCACACTGCTAATTATTCTTGGCGGAAAAGATTTACAGGCTCAGGCCAAAATCAAATTTGAAGACGCTAAGAAAAACTTTGGGTTTGTGACAAAGGGAGAAATTGTAAGTATTGAATACAATTTTACCAACGAAGGAACAGCCCCTCTCATTATTACTGAAAGCAAAGTAGAATGTTCCTGCACCAGTGTTGAATTTCCAAAACAACCCATTGCTCCCAAACAAACCGGTAAAATCATCGTGAAATTTGATACAAAAACTGTTTACGACCGACAAGACCGTATTGTTGAAATAATTTCCAATGCTTCTAATTCTCCTGCTAAAATCCGCTTTAAGGGAGTTGTACTGAAAAAGTAA
- a CDS encoding sensor histidine kinase gives MKDFKVSTLLIWLSLLSALLCAAALTVYQVSWGGGFDLAAVLILFFAFFIITFFVLYFIYNPFVFDKIKVVNEELKKVIPQREIPDTNFSLDEIDPITQLENEVKKIAQERQKELEHLKNLDSYRKEYLGNVSHELKTPVFNIQGYVSTLIDGGLSDPTINLDYLKRADKSIERIIHIIDDLETITQLETGSLEPEYEKYDIIAQIKDIIEQLDMVARKKNISVTLTKKSDKPLYVLADKFRIRQVFVNLITNSVKYGRDGGKTEIGLSQYDDEVIVEIKDNGIGISEEHLPRLFERFYRVDKGRSREQGGTGLGLAIVKHIIEAHQKTIGVKSKVGEGTIFTFTLNRSL, from the coding sequence ATGAAAGATTTTAAAGTTTCAACCTTACTCATTTGGTTAAGCCTGTTAAGTGCTTTGCTTTGTGCAGCTGCGCTTACGGTTTATCAAGTGTCGTGGGGCGGAGGCTTTGATTTAGCGGCAGTACTCATATTATTCTTCGCTTTTTTTATTATTACATTTTTTGTTCTTTACTTCATTTACAATCCTTTTGTATTTGATAAAATCAAAGTGGTGAATGAAGAATTGAAGAAAGTTATTCCTCAACGGGAAATTCCGGATACTAATTTCAGTCTTGATGAAATTGACCCTATTACGCAGTTGGAAAATGAAGTGAAAAAGATAGCGCAAGAGCGTCAGAAGGAGTTGGAACATTTGAAGAATCTCGATAGTTACCGTAAAGAATATTTAGGAAATGTTTCCCACGAACTCAAAACCCCGGTGTTTAATATTCAGGGATATGTGTCCACTTTAATTGATGGCGGATTAAGCGATCCAACTATTAATCTCGATTATTTAAAAAGGGCCGATAAGAGCATTGAGCGGATTATTCACATTATTGATGATCTGGAAACCATTACTCAATTGGAAACGGGTTCATTGGAGCCGGAGTATGAAAAGTATGATATCATTGCTCAGATAAAAGATATCATTGAGCAATTAGATATGGTGGCGCGTAAGAAAAACATTTCTGTCACCCTTACTAAAAAATCGGACAAACCACTTTATGTTTTGGCTGATAAATTCAGGATTCGTCAGGTGTTTGTTAATCTTATTACCAACAGTGTAAAATATGGCAGAGACGGCGGAAAAACGGAAATAGGATTGTCTCAGTATGATGATGAAGTGATTGTTGAAATTAAGGATAACGGCATCGGAATTTCAGAAGAACATCTGCCACGCTTATTTGAACGTTTTTATCGGGTGGATAAAGGAAGAAGTCGCGAGCAAGGCGGAACGGGTTTGGGTTTAGCCATAGTTAAACACATTATTGAAGCGCATCAAAAAACCATTGGTGTAAAAAGTAAAGTAGGGGAGGGAACAATTTTTACTTTTACCTTAAACAGGTCTCTTTAA
- a CDS encoding RNA methyltransferase: MISKGQIKQVKALHLKKFRDEQGLFIAEGVKIVSEIIHSHPSMIEHLFATDQFIKANASVLGKSEKTVSVNDAELERISTLQTPNQVLAVCKKFPKQNPTIDITRQFSLYLDDIRDPGNLGTILRIADWFGIGEIFVSEQSTDLYNPKTIQSAMGAFLRVKVHYMNLDRVVADSNAPLYGAVLNGENIYKQKLQNGLIIIGNEANGITDENLKKISHPITIPASSANQTESLNAAMATSIICSEFFRQIKL; this comes from the coding sequence ATGATAAGTAAAGGTCAAATTAAACAAGTAAAGGCTTTGCATCTTAAGAAATTCAGAGACGAACAGGGCTTGTTTATTGCTGAGGGTGTGAAAATTGTGAGCGAGATTATTCACTCACATCCAAGCATGATCGAACACTTATTTGCAACCGACCAATTCATAAAAGCTAATGCTTCTGTACTTGGAAAAAGCGAAAAAACAGTTAGCGTAAATGATGCGGAGCTCGAGCGTATCAGTACATTACAAACTCCCAATCAAGTGTTGGCGGTTTGCAAGAAGTTTCCAAAACAAAATCCGACAATTGATATAACTAGACAATTTTCGTTATACCTCGATGATATTCGTGACCCCGGTAACCTCGGAACCATTTTGCGCATTGCCGATTGGTTTGGGATTGGTGAAATTTTTGTATCTGAACAAAGTACCGATTTATATAACCCAAAAACAATCCAGTCTGCGATGGGTGCGTTTTTAAGAGTGAAGGTTCATTATATGAATCTTGATAGGGTAGTAGCTGATTCGAATGCGCCGCTATATGGAGCAGTTTTGAATGGCGAAAACATCTATAAACAAAAATTACAGAACGGTTTAATCATAATAGGTAACGAAGCAAACGGTATTACGGATGAAAATTTGAAAAAAATATCGCACCCCATCACCATTCCGGCTTCTTCAGCCAATCAAACAGAGTCGTTAAACGCAGCTATGGCTACCTCCATTATTTGTTCCGAATTTTTCCGGCAGATAAAACTCTGA
- a CDS encoding DUF1573 domain-containing protein, with amino-acid sequence MKKITAILALFMMFAISGNAQESVVPNTDPNAPEIKFENETIDFGTVDYDANGVREFKFKNVGKSPLTITSVQGECGCTSTTIDGKPGWPQEPILPGKTGVIKVKYDTKRAGRFEKNVTVTSNGKFATVKVKIKGEVKPAPTPDAK; translated from the coding sequence ATGAAAAAAATTACAGCCATACTTGCTTTGTTTATGATGTTTGCCATCAGCGGCAATGCTCAGGAATCAGTGGTTCCAAATACTGACCCAAATGCACCTGAAATTAAATTTGAAAATGAAACTATTGATTTCGGTACAGTTGATTACGATGCTAACGGCGTTCGCGAATTCAAATTTAAAAATGTTGGAAAGTCACCATTAACCATTACAAGTGTACAAGGTGAATGCGGATGTACTTCAACAACTATCGACGGTAAACCGGGATGGCCTCAAGAACCAATTTTACCTGGCAAAACCGGTGTAATTAAAGTGAAGTACGATACAAAACGTGCCGGTCGTTTCGAGAAAAACGTAACGGTAACATCAAACGGTAAGTTTGCAACTGTTAAAGTGAAAATTAAAGGTGAAGTTAAACCTGCACCAACACCTGATGCAAAATAA